A portion of the Choristoneura fumiferana chromosome 20, NRCan_CFum_1, whole genome shotgun sequence genome contains these proteins:
- the LOC141439354 gene encoding uncharacterized protein has product MTSPRAPPPPRPAAGSNGNSNERTVAKKQRRASLPGRASGARADPAPAPGEIARAPPGGRRRSSSSGSDSGGSSLLCAAPRWLAARRRRPRPARPGTARGCRRRRPARGGRRGRLDGDGGGLVPRRAAGRRGDAAALPARCGAPRAPRPRAPAPPPTRADTDATPRRSVATRSDETGTTECWCRCCGAPAPQPPAAPRSRRASLSLAVRKEEYSPLTRKGKKKPSHTHLPELEQSRGGGERRRSARCVTRGAAARAPPPLSQLSLVLLQVRRACSLQCWLPAAAPRRAGGQQLAVEGSAIVPELKPRAPSMSERDLTRRPPAPPSCPACPAHRPRPPYLRL; this is encoded by the exons ATGACGtccccgcgcgcgccgccgccgccccgcccCGCGGCAG GCTCCAATGGAAATTCGAATGAGAGAACTGTCGCTAAGAAACAGCGAAGGGCGAGTCTCCCCGGGCGAGCTTCGGGCGCGCGGGCGGACCCCGCCCCCGCGCCGGGCGAGATAGCGCGCGCGCCCCCCGGTGGCCGGCGGCGCAGCTCCAGCTCGGGCAGCGACAGCGGCGGCAGCTCGCTGCTGTGCGCGGCGCCGCGCTGGCtggccgcccgccgccgccgcccgcggccCGCGCGACCAGGTACG GCGCGCGGCTGCCGGCGGCGCCGGCCCGCGCGGGGCGGACGCCGCGGGCGGCTGGACGGTGACGGTGGCGGGCTCGTGCCGCGCCGCGCTGCCGGCCGACGTGGAGATGCGGCTGCGCTTCCCGCGCGCTGcggcgccccccgcgccccgcgcccccgcgcccccgcgcccccgcccACACGCGCCGACACCGACGCCACGCCGCGACGTAGCGTCGCTACGAGATCCGACGAG ACGGGCACCACGGAGTGCTGGTGCCGCTGCTGCGGCGCGCCCGCaccgcagccgcccgccgcgccgcgctcgcGCCGCGCCAGCCTCAGCCTCGCCGTGAGGAAGGAAG AATATTCACCGCTCACTCGCAAGGGAAAGAAGAAGCCTTCGCACACGCACCTGCCAGAGTTGGAGCAgtcgcgcggcggcggcgagcggcGCCGCTCGGCAAGGTGCGTGACGcgcggggcggcggcgcgcgcgccccctCCCCTCAGCCAGCTCAGCCTTGTGTTGTTGCAGGTGCGGCGCGCGTGCTCGCTGCAGTGCTGGctgcccgccgccgcgccgcgccg GGCCGGCGGGCAGCAGCTGGCCGTGGAGGGCAGCGCCATCGTGCCGGAGCTGAAGCCGCGCGCGCCCAGCATGAGCGAGCGCGACCTGACGCGCcgcccccccgcgccccccTCGTGCCCCGCCTGCCCCGCGcaccgcccgcgcccgccctaCCTGCGGCTCTGA
- the LOC141439355 gene encoding LOW QUALITY PROTEIN: uncharacterized protein (The sequence of the model RefSeq protein was modified relative to this genomic sequence to represent the inferred CDS: inserted 1 base in 1 codon), translating to MTGVKRELHQTQLPRRLRSRSQPHSAKLCLLQPLRQPARQPARQRQPAGRHAARVPRVPAPPLLHRRYSVPEIIMRKYRLAQQSTESEGRCAATSPSLSSAPGPCACACACAGCGARAREDMRKSALLRRLWGTRPARRALARRLQLRAARARPRLPAAPAAPATRAPPARRVRALLRAGWRRRPLCRGHVLRVAAPSRAARPPLFLADDEADRCASLPFEVLSAGSPPYEVLEIVVSETVEAAPRGAAAPRVPPPRAPPRPRAPXNIDEYVSNILVESLQSLSEQLDGMSAAVGGAGRVLQKEIKVRLQHAAVNTIVHLSPTSNHQIIFGNEELCRADDAAPREARHASPPPAAPEDDPPDGVNRAVLQQIQKLFHDELHRLGPNAGLPGEPAVGRVELSDVDAFLARSRRSPPPPVAAPAVGVGAGNYWARAEPALVPRPTALPHSVSMEVNTSSSDAEPSACTSLVDSLDDPASPRAPPAPAPPPRRLARSALDVLALLPAAPGSPPAPPPPRARARAHPAPEAFFVRIADGGCERDRRDVVVAARLPDTIRERLLRRQRKREQRVENARRKRLRAQLRGAERDARAAVCSLVDELVAKIVQDEYNCMRIQRRARAEPEPHTRRADDGGAPRTRLASQPASEPRRVYQKSEIRDGGKCIEILEILEYADESQNSPETTNSDERHGSTRNRRSKIPIPVPERAQRPSAPRSRTMEEFLPRSPPAASPPPARRASLPAPASRPAPRARAACAR from the exons ATGACTGGCGTGAAGCGTGAACTGCATCAG ACGCAGTTACCGCGGCGACTGCGCTCGCGCTCGCAGCCTCACTCAGCCAAGCTCTGTCTGTTGCAGCCGCTCCGGCAGCCGGCCCGCCAGCCGGCCCGGCAGCGCCAGCCCGCCGGCCGCCATGCCGCCCGCGTCCCCCGCGTCCCCGCGCCGCCGCTGCTGCACCGCCGCTACTCGGTGCCCGAGATCATCATGAGAAA atatcGCCTGGCTCAGCAGAGCACCGAGTCCGAGGGGCGGTGCGCAGCCACGTCCCCGTCGCTGTCCTCGGCGCCGGGcccgtgcgcgtgcgcgtgcgcgtgcgcgggatgcggcgcgcgcgcgcgcgaggACATGCGCAAGTCGGCGCTGCTGCGGCGCCTGTGGGGGACCCGCCCCGCGCGTCGCGCGCTCGCTCGGCGCCTCCAGCtgcgagctgcgcgcgcgcgacCCCGCctccccgccgcccccgccgcccccgcgaCCCGCGCGCCGCCAGCGCGACGTGTTCGCGCGCTACTCCGAGCTGGCTGGCGCCGCCGACCGCTCTGCCGCGGACACGTGCTTCGCGTCGCCGCCCCCTCGCGCGCGGCGCGCCCGCCGCTCTTCCTCGCTGACGACGAGGCGGACCGGTGCGCCAGCCTGCCATTCGAGGTCCTCTCCGCCGGCTCTCCCCCGTACGAGGTGCTCGAGATCGTGGTCTCGGAGACGGTGGAGGCGGCCCCCCGCGGCGCGGCTGCCCCCCGCGTGCCGCCTCCCCGcgccccgccgcgcccgcgcgccc TCAACATAGACGAGTACGTGTCCAACATCCTCGTGGAGAGCCTGCAGTCGCTGTCGGAGCAGCTGGACGGCATGTCGGCGGCGGTGGGCGGCGCCGGCCGCGTGCTGCAGAAGGAGATCAAGGTGCGCCTGCAGCACGCCGCCGTCAACACCATCGTGCACCTCAGCCCCACCTCCAACCACCAGATCATCTTCGGCAACGAGGAGCTGTGTCGCGCGGACGACGCGGCGCCGCGCGAAGCCCGCCACGCGTCGCCCCCACCCGCCGCGCCCGAGGACGACCCGCCCGACGGCGTCAACCGCGCCGTGCTGCAGCAGATCCAGAAGCTGTTCCACGACGAGCTGCACCGGCTGGGCCCGAACGCCGGGCTGCCCGGCGAGCCCGCCGTCGGCCGCGTCGAGCTCTCGGACGTGGACGCGTTCCTGGCGCGCTCGCGCCGCTCCCCGCCCCCGCCCGTGGCCGCGCCCGCCGTCGGCGTCGGCGCCGGCAACTACTGGGCTCGCGCCGAGCCCGCGCTCGTGCCGCGCCCGACCGCGCTGCCGCACTCCGTCTCCATGGAGGTCAACACCTCGTCCTCGGACGCGGAGCCCTCCGCCTGCACCAGCCTCGTGGACAGCCTGGACGACCCCGCGtccccgcgcgcgccgcccgcgcccgcaccgcctccgcgccgcctgGCGCGCTCCGCGCTGGACGTGCTGGCGCTGCTGCCCGCCGCGCCCGGCTCGCCGCCCGCCCCACCCCctccccgcgcccgcgcccgcgcccaccCCGCGCCCGAGGCCTTCTTCGTGCGCATCGCCGACGGCGGCTGCGAGCGCGACCGGCGCGACGTGGTGGTGGCCGCGCGCCTGCCCGACACCATCCGCGAGCGCCTGCTGCGGCGCCAGCGCAAGCGCGAGCAGCGCGTCGAGAACGCGCGCCGCAAGCGCCTGCGGGCCCAGCTGCGCGGCGCCGAGCGAGACGCGCGCGCCGCGGTCTGCTCGCTCGTCGACGAACTCGTCGCCAAGATCGTGCAGGACGAGTACAACTGCATGCGCATccagcggcgcgcgcgcgcggaGCCCGAGCCGCACACGCGCCGCGCGGACGACGGCGGCGCTCCGCGCACCAGGCTCGCGTCCCAGCCTGCCAGCGAGCCGCGCCGCGTTTACCAAAAATCGGAGATCCGCGACGGCGGCAAGTGCATCGAGATTCTCGAGATTCTGGAGTACGCGGACGAGTCTCAGAACTCGCCCGAGACGACGAACTCCGACGAACGCCACGGGAGCACCAGGAACAGGAGGTCCAAGATCCCTATCCCCGTCCCGGAGAGGGCGCAGCGACCGAGCGCGCCGAGGAGCAGGACGATGGAAGAGTTCCTTCCGCGGTCCCCGCCGGCCGCGTCGCCCCCGCCGGCGCGGCGCGCGTCCCTGCCGGCGCCCGCGTCGCGGCCCGCcccccgcgcgcgcgccgcgtgtGCGAGGTGA